The following proteins are co-located in the Neosynechococcus sphagnicola sy1 genome:
- a CDS encoding DnaJ C-terminal domain-containing protein, whose translation NSGGMAPMSYQRLRSATCKRFSGCRLSVNTVDGPVEMTIPPGTQPNTILTLEDHGVPRLGNPVSRGDHLLTILVEIPTRITPEERELLEKLAKIRGDRTGKGGLEGFLGGLFRG comes from the coding sequence AGAATTCCGGCGGGATGGCACCAATGTCTTATCAGAGATTGAGGTCAGCTACCTGCAAGCGATTTTCGGGGTGTCGTCTGTCCGTGAACACTGTGGATGGTCCCGTAGAGATGACCATTCCACCCGGTACCCAACCCAACACGATTCTGACCTTGGAAGATCATGGAGTGCCCCGATTAGGCAATCCGGTGAGCCGGGGCGATCATCTGCTCACCATCTTGGTGGAAATTCCCACACGGATTACACCGGAAGAACGAGAACTCCTGGAAAAACTAGCAAAGATACGGGGCGATCGCACGGGTAAAGGGGGACTGGAAGGATTTCTCGGAGGACTCTTTCGAGGATGA
- a CDS encoding sulfurtransferase TusA family protein, protein MTDSPTTTTPAHLPTAALDLRGTPCPINFVRTKLTLEQLPLGTLLEVWLDAGEPIEQVPDSLRMEGYQVEQIQDRTDFFALLVRRPT, encoded by the coding sequence ATGACGGATTCGCCCACCACCACAACCCCGGCCCACCTGCCCACTGCCGCTCTGGATCTGCGGGGAACTCCCTGCCCGATTAACTTTGTCCGCACCAAACTGACCTTGGAACAACTTCCCTTAGGGACGTTACTGGAAGTCTGGCTTGATGCAGGAGAACCGATTGAGCAGGTTCCTGACAGCTTGAGAATGGAGGGCTATCAGGTGGAACAGATTCAGGATCGCACCGACTTTTTTGCCCTCTTGGTGCGGAGACCCACCTAA